TGGGGTCGTACAAACGCTCAAACTCACTTTGGATGATGGCCAGCTTCTTTTCTTCACTCATATCATCTGTTATGGGTTTCAGGTCGCCCAAATGCTTGAGGATTTCTTTGCCTGCCGATTTGATTTCTTCGGGAAACACCAATTCATATACTATAGAATTAATTAGGTGCTCGTAAAAATTAAATATTACTTCGTTAATACGCTTTTTATTGTTCAATAAATATGATGCAACAATTGAAAGAGGTAAAAGATTAGCAGAGTAAGTTGGCAATGGGAGATTATGAATTTCATAGCTATTTACATTGCTGTTAGTGCTAAACCTTTTGAAAAACCAATTTGAAAATTCTGAATTTAAAATTGATAAGTAATATTTTGCTAATAAATCTGAAACATCCTTTAGTGAGATGTAATTGATTGAGTGCCCACAAAAGAATCCCTTTTCTAAAACTGTTGATTTAATTCTATGCTTTTCATCCACTCCTGTGATTCCTTGCATAACAATTCTTGGAAAATTAAAATGAGTACTCTTTTCTCCTTTGTTTTGGCCTAAATATTCATTGTGAATTAAATACTCAACTACACCTTGGCTCATTTTTTCAGGTAAGTACCATTTTTGAACCCCGGCTCCTTTTATTAAAGGCATTGTATTTGAGTTAGGCTCTTGAACAATTATAGACTTGTTTGTCGAGAGATTTATTTCACCTTGATAGCAGTTTACAGCACTTCCAAATCTTTTTAATTTAGAAACTTTGTTCAAAATATCTTTTTCAGGTTGAGAAACTGAAGGGATAACATATGATTCTTTATCAAAAGCTAGTAGTTCTGTATTGCTAAATATTGAGGAATATGAAGTCTCCATCCATCTTTCACTCCAAACAAATAATGGGAAGTCATATTCACTACTTTTTTTGTTCTGAGAGAATAGAATACAAACACTCATTTTTGCAGAGACGAAGACCCTTTTATTTAAATCGTCTCGTTCAGGAAACGAGTCAATTCTGATGATTTTTTGTTCGGTTAAAAAGTGTTTGCGTAGAAGTTTTGCGGAATTGTCACCTAAGAATGAATTTTGAAAGATTTGATTAAAAATTCCCCCTTTGTTTAAAATCTTTATCGATTTAGCTAGAAAGAGTTTATATGCATTGAGTTTTCCCGACTTGGCAATATCATAAATATCAATTTTCTTTATTGTAGGTATTTCATCAGATTTCTTTCCTTCATAAACATCATAAGGTGGATTCCCAATCACCACATCAAAACCGGCTTTTTCTCGCCATACTTCTGAGAAAAATAGCTTAAAATCGAAGTCGATTGTGTAGCCTGCAAATTGTTCGGCAGAGTCTAAGAGTTCCCTGATTTTGGTGTTTATCTGTTGGCGTAGGGCTTTCTTTTCTTTTTCGTCTGTAATACCATAAAATTTTTCTTTCAGCTTTTCTAATTCAGCTTCTACCTCGTAGCTTTTCATTGCGGTTTCAGGCAATCCAATCAATGAATTGCCACATACAATCTTGTAATCCAAGTTAGGTAGTGTTTCAATCGGGTCGAGGTCGTCTTCATCCACCACTAAGGAGAGCCACAACCGTAGTCGGGCAATGTCTATGGCAGAGCTGTCTATATCCACGCCATAAATACTTTCCTGTATGATGTGGCGTTTCAGTCGGTAGATATAGCGGCTGTCGCTGATGCTTTCACGGTGGGTAAAACCAAAGCCTTTCAGTTTTTCAGTCAGGTAATCGTAACTCAAATGCGGTTTTAGCACCAGCATAGCGTTTACCA
This window of the Proteiniphilum saccharofermentans genome carries:
- a CDS encoding Eco57I restriction-modification methylase domain-containing protein → MDKKTAQELIEKTFNNAFSEEQFTVFAKNLLNDLEDKDNRYSGNLIWDDYKEHINTYKRIGKYIDPDGEALDVLIVEIKSVTKLERARTALRNFVIKHLSKFEKDYALVAFYSKEDNGNDWRFSFIKLEYRSELDEEKGKVKTKKEFTPAKRYSFLVGKYEKAHTAKNQLLPLLQNISNNPTIEELEAAFSIEKVTDEFFNQYKDLYIKLYEHFENDNKVKAAINDAGIDNARFTKKLLGQIVFLYFLQKKGWLGVAQNARWGTGKKRFVQELFEQAQNQKINFFKDKLQYLFYEALAKERDNVNSYYKRFDCRIPFLNGGLFEADYNWQEANISIPSTLFRNEEKNKAGDVGTGILDVFDRYNFTIKEDEPLDKEVAVDPEMLGKVFENMLDITERKSKGAFYTPREIVHYMCQESLIHYLDNALEGKVEKEDIEVFIREGHFALENDERVANKGETKTYQYQLPESIRKNADLIDQKLSSIKICDPAIGSGAFPVGLLHELVNAMLVLKPHLSYDYLTEKLKGFGFTHRESISDSRYIYRLKRHIIQESIYGVDIDSSAIDIARLRLWLSLVVDEDDLDPIETLPNLDYKIVCGNSLIGLPETAMKSYEVEAELEKLKEKFYGITDEKEKKALRQQINTKIRELLDSAEQFAGYTIDFDFKLFFSEVWREKAGFDVVIGNPPYDVYEGKKSDEIPTIKKIDIYDIAKSGKLNAYKLFLAKSIKILNKGGIFNQIFQNSFLGDNSAKLLRKHFLTEQKIIRIDSFPERDDLNKRVFVSAKMSVCILFSQNKKSSEYDFPLFVWSERWMETSYSSIFSNTELLAFDKESYVIPSVSQPEKDILNKVSKLKRFGSAVNCYQGEINLSTNKSIIVQEPNSNTMPLIKGAGVQKWYLPEKMSQGVVEYLIHNEYLGQNKGEKSTHFNFPRIVMQGITGVDEKHRIKSTVLEKGFFCGHSINYISLKDVSDLLAKYYLSILNSEFSNWFFKRFSTNSNVNSYEIHNLPLPTYSANLLPLSIVASYLLNNKKRINEVIFNFYEHLINSIVYELVFPEEIKSAGKEILKHLGDLKPITDDMSEEKKLAIIQSEFERLYDPNHPVRFAIETLDSVEEVRIIKEALK